TGCAAAGGATTTCGCTAAAACAGCCCCTACTCCGGCATATTTCAATGCTACAGGCGCCTGCTCTCTTGAGGAACCGCACCCGAAATTTCGACCGGCCACAACAAAATCCCCAGGCTGTATCTTCTTGCTGAACCCGGGTGAAATGTCTTCGAAAAGGTGTTCCACCCAAACGGTATGATCAAGGGTTTTGGTGTATTTACCGGCGATGATGTAGTCGGTATTTATATTGTCGCCAAAGATATGGGCCCGTCCCTGAATCATCGTACATCCCCCATTTCAAGAAACTCTCGGGGATCAGTAATGCATCCCTTTAAGGCCGAAGCAGCACAGGTTACAGGTGAAGCCAGATAGACAGAGGCTTTATTGTTCCCCATCCGCCCCTTGAAGTTCCTATTGGCCGTAGAAAGCACCGTTTCGCCATCTCCAGGCACTCCTAAATGGGTTCCGGGACAGGGACCGCAGCCTGGAGGGATAAGAGTAGCTCCCGATTTAAGGAATGTTTCCACAAGACCTTCTTTAACCGCCTCGAGAAAGATTTGCCGCGATGCCGGCCCTATGATCAGGCGACAGTTGGGGTTCACCCTTCCCTTTCGCAAAATAGCCGCAGCTGCCCGTAAATCTTCAAGTCTTCCATTGGTGCATGTTCCGATAAATACCTGCTGAACCGCTCTCCCCGCCACATCCTCCACTGGATGAACGTTGTCAACGGCGTGGGGACAGGCGACTTGCGGCCCAATGGCATTAACGTCTATTTCCATCACATTGTGGTAAACAGCGTCTGCATCGTCAAAAACAGGGGTGTAGCTTTTATGGGTTCTGCCAGTCAGATAGGCGGACGTTTTTTCGTCACACTCCATAATTCCGGCTTTCGCCCCGCACTCAATGGCCATATTGCACATGGTCATACGATCACAGATCTCCATATCGGCAATAGTTTTTCCTGTAAAGCTGATGGCCAGGTAATCGGCCCCATCAAATCCCAGTCTGCCAATGGTGTAGAGCATTACGTCTTTCGCGGTCACTCCTTTGCCCATGGCTCCACTGTAAACTATCTTCAGCGTCTCCGGCACCTTCAGCCAAAGCTGTCCTGTGAGCATCACTCCGCTCATGTCAGTGGAACCAATTCCGAAAGAGAGAGCGTTCATGGCTCCATAGGTACAGGTGTGTGAATCGCATCCCAGCACGATCTCTGAGGGAACCACGAGTCCCTTTTCCACAAGAAGCTGGTGGCAAACCCCTTCCCCAACCTCGAAAAGACGCACATTCTGTTCCTTGGCGAAGTCCCGCATGAGGGAGTGAAGGCGGCTCGCCTGCTCATTAGGGCAGGGAACGGCGTGATCAAGCACAAACACCAGACGGGAAGCATCCCAAATGTGAGGTTCCCCATATTCGCGGAAAGCCTGAATCGCCAGGGAAGCCGTGCTGTCGTGGGCCATGGCAAGATCTACATTGACCACAGCAATATCTCCGGCCCGCACATCCTGACCACAGTGAGATGATATTATTTTTTCAACAATGGTCTTCCCCCGCCCCATAC
This region of Aminobacterium colombiense DSM 12261 genomic DNA includes:
- a CDS encoding 3-isopropylmalate dehydratase small subunit translates to MIQGRAHIFGDNINTDYIIAGKYTKTLDHTVWVEHLFEDISPGFSKKIQPGDFVVAGRNFGCGSSREQAPVALKYAGVGAVLAKSFARIFFRNAINLGVPVIVCNTDDIHDLDQLRIDLSTQRIFNLTTNQIIPMEPLPDVMIRILSAGGLTPYLKQHKSFDISGRR
- a CDS encoding 3-isopropylmalate dehydratase large subunit, coding for MGRGKTIVEKIISSHCGQDVRAGDIAVVNVDLAMAHDSTASLAIQAFREYGEPHIWDASRLVFVLDHAVPCPNEQASRLHSLMRDFAKEQNVRLFEVGEGVCHQLLVEKGLVVPSEIVLGCDSHTCTYGAMNALSFGIGSTDMSGVMLTGQLWLKVPETLKIVYSGAMGKGVTAKDVMLYTIGRLGFDGADYLAISFTGKTIADMEICDRMTMCNMAIECGAKAGIMECDEKTSAYLTGRTHKSYTPVFDDADAVYHNVMEIDVNAIGPQVACPHAVDNVHPVEDVAGRAVQQVFIGTCTNGRLEDLRAAAAILRKGRVNPNCRLIIGPASRQIFLEAVKEGLVETFLKSGATLIPPGCGPCPGTHLGVPGDGETVLSTANRNFKGRMGNNKASVYLASPVTCAASALKGCITDPREFLEMGDVR